In a genomic window of uncultured Flavobacterium sp.:
- a CDS encoding helix-turn-helix transcriptional regulator, whose protein sequence is MKSLDSFYEDITEGSTIEPSSLLPNDIKKEIGHFNVFDIKELYERMKEKPGMPYDRRAYYKISLIRGKNRAEYADKIIEIDKQGLLFATPKIPYNYLPQDTNQSGQFCVFTSEFLSKNKSGIDLDELPIFATDGYPVFQLTDDEVAEVELIFNKIQKEINSDYIYKYDLIRNYVAELIHFGQKLQPITALYSKHNSAARVSSLFAELLERQFPIESPNQRLELRTAKDFAERLSVHVNHLNKVLKENTGKTTTELISTRLTNEAKILLKQTDWNISEIAFSLGFEELAHFSNFFKKQTSFTPLAFRL, encoded by the coding sequence ATGAAATCACTAGATTCATTTTACGAAGATATTACAGAAGGCTCTACAATTGAACCAAGCTCATTATTGCCAAACGACATTAAAAAAGAAATTGGGCATTTTAATGTATTTGATATAAAAGAGCTCTACGAAAGAATGAAAGAAAAGCCTGGTATGCCTTATGACAGAAGAGCTTATTACAAAATAAGTTTGATAAGAGGTAAAAACAGAGCCGAATACGCCGATAAAATAATCGAAATCGATAAACAAGGCCTTTTATTTGCCACGCCAAAAATACCTTATAACTATTTACCGCAAGACACAAATCAATCCGGACAATTTTGCGTTTTTACAAGTGAGTTTTTATCGAAAAACAAAAGTGGAATTGACTTAGACGAACTTCCTATTTTTGCTACAGACGGATATCCTGTTTTTCAACTTACAGATGATGAAGTTGCCGAAGTTGAATTGATTTTCAATAAAATACAAAAAGAAATCAACTCAGATTATATTTATAAATATGATTTAATTCGAAATTATGTTGCAGAATTAATTCACTTTGGGCAAAAATTACAGCCAATAACAGCTCTCTATTCTAAACATAATTCGGCGGCGAGAGTTTCTTCTTTATTTGCTGAATTACTGGAAAGACAATTCCCAATTGAATCACCAAATCAACGATTAGAATTAAGAACTGCGAAAGATTTTGCAGAAAGATTATCTGTTCATGTTAATCATTTGAATAAAGTTCTAAAAGAAAACACAGGAAAAACCACAACCGAATTAATCAGTACGAGATTAACGAACGAAGCCAAAATCCTTTTGAAACAAACCGATTGGAACATTTCTGAGATTGCATTTTCATTAGGTTTTGAAGAATTAGCACACTTTTCTAATTTCTTCAAAAAACAAACTTCCTTTACGCCTTTGGCTTTTAGACTTTAG
- a CDS encoding SDR family NAD(P)-dependent oxidoreductase, producing MNLSNNKILITGGASGIGLGLTERFIKENNTVIICGRRESVLEEVKEKFPTVITKVCDLSNEAERVALYEWIAENHSDLNVLINNAGIQKWVSVTDADFFESAKTEIATNIEAPLHLTSLFIQLKSLTTVMNVTSGLSLSPFAKVPVYSATKAFFRSFTISLRHILKGKNIEVIEIIPPALNTDLGGVGLHDAHPSVSDFIVSIFEQLKEGNEELTFGTSATRINSSIPELKASFNALHSNL from the coding sequence ATGAATTTATCAAACAACAAAATTTTAATAACTGGTGGCGCAAGCGGCATTGGACTTGGCCTAACCGAAAGATTTATTAAGGAAAACAATACTGTAATTATTTGCGGAAGACGTGAATCAGTTTTGGAAGAAGTCAAAGAAAAATTTCCAACAGTAATTACAAAAGTTTGTGACTTGTCAAACGAAGCAGAACGCGTAGCGCTTTACGAATGGATTGCAGAAAACCACAGCGATTTGAATGTTTTAATTAATAATGCAGGAATTCAAAAATGGGTTTCGGTTACAGATGCAGACTTTTTTGAAAGTGCCAAAACTGAAATCGCAACAAATATAGAAGCTCCGTTACATTTAACTTCCCTTTTTATTCAGTTAAAATCTCTTACAACCGTAATGAATGTAACTTCTGGATTATCACTTTCTCCATTCGCAAAAGTTCCGGTTTACTCGGCTACAAAAGCGTTTTTCCGTTCGTTTACGATTTCACTTCGCCATATATTAAAAGGAAAAAATATTGAAGTAATCGAAATTATTCCTCCGGCATTAAATACAGATCTTGGCGGAGTTGGTTTACACGATGCACATCCAAGCGTAAGTGATTTTATCGTCTCTATTTTTGAACAATTAAAAGAAGGAAACGAAGAACTTACTTTTGGAACAAGCGCAACAAGAATAAACTCCAGCATTCCGGAATTAAAAGCATCTTTCAATGCATTACATTCTAATCTGTAA
- a CDS encoding SDR family oxidoreductase: MAVNTKIALVTGGSRGLGKNMAIAIAKKGIDVIITYNSKKDEADSVVKEIESLGQKAAALQLNVADSSTFDGFFGSISKTLKTVFNTDKFDFLVNNAGIGIHNSFIGTTEAEFDQLTNIQFKGPFFLTQKALNVMNDGGGIVNISTGLARFSFPGYAAYASMKGAIETLTKYQAKELGERKIRANVVAPGAIETDFGGGVVRDNEQLNKNLAALTALGRVGLPDDIGGVVAFLCTEDARWVNAQRIEVSGGMNL; this comes from the coding sequence ATGGCAGTAAATACAAAAATAGCTCTTGTTACGGGCGGTAGCAGAGGTTTAGGGAAAAATATGGCAATTGCAATTGCAAAAAAAGGAATTGACGTAATCATTACTTACAACAGTAAAAAAGACGAAGCAGATTCAGTAGTAAAAGAAATCGAAAGTTTAGGACAAAAAGCAGCGGCTCTTCAACTTAATGTTGCGGATTCAAGTACATTTGATGGCTTTTTCGGAAGCATTTCTAAAACTCTAAAAACTGTTTTTAACACAGATAAATTTGACTTTTTGGTTAACAATGCCGGAATCGGAATTCATAATTCATTTATAGGAACAACAGAAGCTGAATTTGATCAATTGACAAATATTCAGTTTAAAGGACCTTTTTTCTTAACGCAAAAAGCGCTTAACGTAATGAATGACGGTGGCGGAATTGTAAATATTTCAACTGGTTTGGCAAGATTTTCATTCCCTGGTTATGCAGCTTATGCGTCTATGAAAGGTGCAATTGAAACGCTAACAAAATACCAAGCGAAAGAACTTGGAGAAAGAAAAATCAGAGCAAATGTTGTGGCTCCGGGCGCAATCGAAACTGATTTTGGCGGCGGAGTTGTTCGTGACAATGAGCAATTAAACAAAAATTTAGCAGCTTTAACCGCTTTAGGAAGAGTTGGTTTGCCAGATGATATTGGTGGAGTTGTTGCTTTTTTATGTACCGAAGATGCTCGTTGGGTAAACGCGCAAAGAATTGAAGTTTCGGGCGGAATGAATTTGTAA
- a CDS encoding response regulator transcription factor, which produces MRESKKCIIVDDEPAAHYVLANYIKQNPQLELVFQGYNGIEAMDYLRENPVDLMFLDINMPEISGMELLKILPTHPKTILTTAYSEFALESYDYGVIDYLLKPIYFPRFLKAVDRFFGAETAKVKTEETVVNSVSVKVDGYFMDIELDQLLFAQSFGNYVKLHTIKRTYLASITTSEFEKCLPEKNFMRIHKSYIVALDKIETTDKDFVIIKNEKLPIGITYKRELSDRLKK; this is translated from the coding sequence ATGAGAGAATCCAAAAAATGTATAATTGTAGACGATGAACCCGCAGCGCATTATGTGTTAGCGAATTACATCAAGCAAAATCCACAATTAGAGTTGGTTTTTCAAGGCTATAATGGTATCGAAGCAATGGATTATCTTCGCGAAAATCCAGTCGATTTGATGTTTTTGGATATTAATATGCCAGAGATTTCAGGAATGGAATTGCTAAAGATTCTGCCAACGCATCCTAAAACTATTCTAACGACAGCTTATTCTGAATTTGCGCTGGAAAGTTATGATTACGGAGTTATTGATTATCTTTTGAAACCTATTTATTTTCCGAGATTTTTAAAAGCCGTTGATCGTTTTTTTGGCGCCGAAACCGCAAAAGTAAAAACAGAAGAAACAGTTGTAAATTCCGTTAGCGTAAAAGTCGACGGTTATTTTATGGACATCGAATTAGATCAGCTTTTGTTTGCACAGAGTTTTGGAAACTATGTGAAATTACATACCATAAAAAGAACTTATTTAGCTTCGATTACAACAAGTGAATTTGAAAAATGTCTGCCCGAAAAGAACTTCATGCGCATTCACAAATCCTATATTGTAGCGCTGGATAAAATCGAAACAACGGACAAAGATTTTGTTATTATTAAAAACGAAAAGCTTCCCATAGGAATTACTTATAAAAGAGAGTTATCCGATAGATTAAAAAAATGA
- a CDS encoding histidine kinase — MNKKFDNILDNKWWQEIAVVAFSFTIYTLKNDWMLFSSFTSILMGIFFYFILYMHAQFNRFFLLPILFKTQRPLTYIFLTLFGVFVFSVLLYEITMLDMFSNCRLYQNSHQRSYVYQLASVLGTLVCILSPIIVFKFYRIHRKQTDETLLFNEMQLNSLKGQLNPHFLFNTFNTLYGISLEFPDRTPDLIMKVSQLMRYQLESNNKKCVSLEDELEFINSYVQLEKERVGYRCEITYDSKIDNENAYKVSPMLLIAFIENAFKHGTCAIEKCFVRIIITVENGLLHLHVVNSIPTKKTDVVSTKIGLKNTIERLNLIYGKNYKLDIQDDKNTYIVDFKVQLKKFVE; from the coding sequence ATGAATAAAAAATTTGATAACATATTGGACAACAAATGGTGGCAGGAAATTGCCGTTGTTGCCTTTTCATTTACAATCTATACATTAAAGAATGACTGGATGTTATTTAGTTCTTTTACTTCCATATTAATGGGCATATTTTTCTACTTTATTTTATACATGCATGCCCAATTCAATCGTTTTTTTCTTTTGCCAATATTATTCAAAACACAACGTCCTTTAACCTATATATTTCTAACGCTTTTTGGAGTTTTTGTATTCTCAGTACTTTTATATGAGATTACAATGCTCGATATGTTCAGTAATTGCCGTTTGTATCAAAACTCGCATCAACGCAGTTATGTCTACCAATTGGCGAGTGTTTTAGGAACTTTGGTTTGCATTTTGAGCCCGATAATTGTGTTTAAATTCTATAGAATTCACAGAAAACAAACTGATGAAACTTTGTTGTTTAACGAAATGCAATTGAATTCTTTGAAAGGACAATTGAATCCGCATTTTTTATTTAATACCTTTAATACGCTTTACGGAATAAGTTTAGAATTTCCGGACAGAACGCCGGATCTGATTATGAAAGTGTCGCAATTGATGCGTTATCAGCTTGAAAGTAACAACAAAAAATGTGTCTCTCTAGAAGATGAATTGGAGTTTATAAATAGTTATGTGCAACTTGAAAAAGAGCGTGTAGGTTATCGTTGCGAAATCACTTATGATTCTAAAATCGATAACGAAAACGCCTATAAAGTGTCGCCAATGTTGTTAATTGCTTTTATCGAAAATGCCTTTAAACACGGAACTTGCGCCATAGAAAAATGTTTCGTCAGAATCATTATTACGGTCGAAAACGGATTATTGCATTTGCATGTTGTAAATTCAATACCAACCAAGAAAACCGATGTTGTTTCGACTAAAATTGGTTTGAAAAACACAATCGAACGTTTGAATTTAATTTATGGAAAAAACTATAAATTAGACATTCAGGACGATAAGAACACTTACATTGTAGACTTTAAAGTACAATTGAAAAAGTTTGTAGAATGA
- a CDS encoding TolC family protein, translating into MYFRKITLLVFLIFACGSYSQNLTLKEAIKTGLENYGSIKAKSNYTNASRESLKQSKRDYLPNLNLSAQQDYGTINGQNGALYGFNGLGTASSGPALPDQNWNSAFGALYLVNMNWDFFTFGKIQEKINLAKVDVQAKEKDLKQEQFQQEIKISAAYLNLLASQRLLISQQKNLSRAEVFKKTAVARVKNGLLAGVDSTLATAEVSKAKIALNLARNFVKEQNSKLVDLMGVAPQDFVTDTLFVNEIPKEVLRGTASSDSLHPLLQFYKTKIDYSNQQTKLYKRFYYPTMSAFGVLQTRASGFNSDYVTNQNSFSRNYWDGVNPDRTNYLVGIGISWNLTTPFRASKQVSAQKYISQGLQEEYNQADRELKSQLKLADDKIQITLENFAEAPIQVDAAKKAYLQKSTLYKNGLTDLTDITQTLYTLNRAEIDRDIVNNNVWQSFLLKVAATGNFDLFINEF; encoded by the coding sequence ATGTACTTCAGAAAAATTACTTTGTTAGTTTTCTTGATTTTTGCTTGTGGTAGTTATTCGCAAAACCTGACTTTAAAAGAAGCCATAAAAACAGGTTTAGAAAACTACGGTTCCATCAAGGCAAAAAGCAATTACACGAATGCCTCACGCGAGAGTCTCAAACAATCTAAGCGTGATTATTTGCCAAATCTAAATTTATCGGCACAACAAGATTACGGAACTATCAACGGGCAAAATGGTGCGTTGTATGGTTTTAATGGTTTAGGAACAGCTTCTTCCGGACCTGCATTGCCGGACCAAAACTGGAATTCAGCTTTTGGTGCGTTGTATTTAGTCAATATGAACTGGGATTTTTTCACTTTTGGAAAAATACAGGAAAAAATTAATTTGGCTAAAGTTGATGTTCAGGCAAAAGAAAAAGACTTGAAACAAGAGCAATTCCAACAGGAAATTAAAATTTCTGCTGCTTATTTGAATCTTCTTGCAAGCCAAAGATTATTGATTTCGCAACAAAAGAATTTAAGCCGTGCCGAAGTTTTTAAGAAAACTGCCGTTGCACGAGTTAAAAACGGATTATTGGCGGGAGTCGATTCTACATTGGCTACAGCCGAAGTTTCAAAAGCTAAAATTGCACTGAATCTGGCTAGGAATTTTGTCAAGGAACAAAACAGCAAATTAGTCGATTTAATGGGCGTTGCGCCTCAGGATTTTGTTACAGACACTTTATTTGTAAATGAAATTCCGAAAGAAGTCTTAAGAGGAACCGCATCTTCAGATAGTTTGCATCCTTTATTGCAATTCTACAAAACGAAGATCGATTACAGCAATCAGCAAACTAAATTATACAAACGTTTTTATTATCCAACGATGAGCGCTTTTGGTGTTTTACAAACACGTGCTTCCGGATTTAATAGCGATTATGTGACGAATCAAAATTCTTTCAGCAGAAATTATTGGGATGGCGTAAATCCGGATCGCACTAATTATTTAGTTGGAATTGGAATTAGCTGGAATTTGACGACTCCGTTTAGAGCAAGTAAACAAGTAAGCGCTCAAAAATACATTTCGCAAGGTCTTCAAGAAGAATACAATCAGGCGGACAGAGAATTGAAATCGCAATTAAAACTTGCCGACGATAAAATACAAATCACGCTTGAAAACTTTGCCGAAGCGCCAATTCAGGTTGATGCAGCAAAAAAAGCATATTTGCAAAAATCGACTTTATACAAAAACGGATTGACTGATTTAACAGATATTACTCAGACTTTATATACGTTAAACCGTGCCGAAATTGATCGCGATATCGTGAACAATAATGTATGGCAATCGTTTTTGCTTAAAGTAGCTGCGACAGGCAATTTTGACTTATTTATAAATGAATTTTAA
- a CDS encoding efflux RND transporter permease subunit, whose amino-acid sequence MNLIRFALRKPISILVLVAGLFFFGIGAIQDIKVDILPKMNLPVIYIAHPFGGYTPDQMEAYFAKTYVNILPFANGVKSVETKNIQGLMIMKLTYYENTNMAQAAAELSSLSNRIQAAFPPGTQPPFIIRFDASSLPIGQLVLSSKIRSNNELQDLANVYVRASFTSIPGLLSPAPFGGSPRTIEVNVDPDLLRSHNMTPDQVVEAIRINNQTAPSGNVRMGDVNYITPTNNTIKEVKDFENIPLFKGSVQNLKLGDVATVKDGADITQGYALVNGKRSVYISIAKAGDASTWDVVQKLKAELPKIQSTLPEDVKLSYEFDQSVYVINSVKSLITEGIIGAVLTGLMVLLFLGDRRAALIVILTIPISIISGVLFLKLFGQTINLMSLSGLALAIGILVDESTVTIENIHQHLDMGKPKALAIWDACQEIALPKLLILLCILAVFAPAFTMVGIPGALFLPLALAIGFSMVISFLLSQTFVPVMANWLMKGHEKHAHGPEITDDEAEFNDCGLTPESEKDLITQKKGYVEKVDTNNNGKIGAFERFRIRFMRTLDRLFPYKKITALVYLIGITVLAVVFINFIGKDVFPKVNSSQFQLRMRAPDGTRLERTEEKAIIVLKELQKMVGKEHIGISSVYVGQHPSLFSINPIYLFMAGSHEAVFQVSLKEYHTDMDDFKDDFRARIKKVLPDVKLSFEPIELTDKVLSQGSPTPIEVRIAGKDKKRNELYATQIVEKLKKISYFRDVQIGQPIHYPAMNIDIDRTRAAELGVDMNDISRSLVASTSSSRYTEKNTWVDERAGLSYNVQVQVPLNKMKSKTDIGEIPVLKNSLRPVLSDVAKITPGFVSGENDNLGAMPYITVTANISQTDLGTAVKDVDATINSLGELPRGLFITPIGMSKVLVETLSSLQVGLLVAIFVIFLMLAANFQSFKVSLVILTTVPAVVLGALLMLTITGSTLNLQSYMGIIMSVGVSIANAVLLVTNAEQLRKRNGNALESAREAAALRLRPIIMTSVAMIAGMLPMAIGHGEGGDQVSPLGRAVIGGLLFSTFAVLLILPLIFAWAQEKTTTQSVSLDPEDEESIHYISSLNPKNEK is encoded by the coding sequence ATGAATTTAATACGTTTTGCACTCCGCAAACCCATCTCCATATTAGTATTGGTTGCGGGTCTATTTTTCTTCGGAATTGGTGCCATCCAGGACATTAAGGTAGATATTCTGCCAAAAATGAACTTGCCGGTTATCTACATTGCGCATCCTTTTGGAGGTTATACGCCAGACCAGATGGAAGCTTATTTTGCTAAGACTTATGTCAATATTTTACCGTTTGCCAATGGTGTAAAATCGGTAGAAACCAAAAATATTCAGGGGTTAATGATCATGAAATTAACCTATTATGAAAACACAAATATGGCTCAGGCTGCAGCCGAATTAAGTTCACTTTCGAACAGGATTCAGGCGGCATTTCCTCCCGGAACTCAACCTCCGTTTATCATTCGTTTTGATGCTTCTTCGCTTCCAATTGGTCAATTGGTTTTGAGCAGTAAAATACGTTCAAACAATGAATTGCAGGATTTAGCCAACGTTTATGTTCGTGCTTCGTTTACTTCGATTCCCGGTTTATTATCGCCGGCTCCCTTTGGCGGAAGCCCAAGAACTATTGAGGTTAACGTAGATCCTGATTTATTGCGTTCGCATAATATGACGCCAGATCAGGTTGTAGAAGCGATTCGTATCAACAATCAAACGGCTCCATCAGGAAACGTGAGAATGGGCGATGTAAACTACATTACGCCAACAAATAATACGATTAAAGAAGTTAAAGATTTTGAGAATATTCCGTTGTTTAAAGGAAGCGTTCAAAACTTAAAATTAGGCGATGTTGCAACCGTAAAAGATGGTGCAGATATCACGCAAGGTTATGCTTTGGTAAACGGAAAACGTTCGGTTTATATTAGTATTGCAAAAGCCGGAGATGCTTCTACTTGGGATGTGGTTCAGAAATTAAAGGCTGAATTGCCTAAAATTCAAAGTACATTACCGGAAGACGTAAAATTATCTTATGAATTTGACCAGTCAGTTTATGTAATTAACTCTGTAAAAAGTTTGATTACAGAAGGTATTATTGGAGCAGTTTTAACTGGATTAATGGTTTTACTTTTCCTTGGAGACAGACGTGCGGCTTTGATCGTAATTTTAACGATTCCAATCTCGATTATCTCAGGAGTTTTATTCTTGAAATTATTCGGACAAACGATCAACTTAATGTCTTTAAGCGGATTGGCTCTTGCAATTGGTATTTTGGTGGATGAAAGTACGGTAACAATCGAAAATATTCACCAGCATCTTGATATGGGAAAACCCAAGGCACTCGCCATTTGGGATGCGTGTCAGGAAATTGCATTGCCTAAATTATTGATCTTACTTTGTATTTTGGCGGTTTTTGCACCGGCATTTACAATGGTCGGAATTCCGGGAGCTTTGTTCTTGCCATTGGCTTTAGCGATTGGATTCTCAATGGTAATTTCATTTTTACTTTCTCAGACTTTTGTGCCTGTAATGGCAAACTGGTTGATGAAAGGTCATGAAAAACATGCGCATGGTCCGGAAATTACTGATGATGAAGCTGAATTTAATGATTGCGGATTAACTCCGGAATCTGAGAAAGATTTGATTACTCAGAAAAAAGGATATGTTGAAAAAGTAGACACTAATAATAACGGAAAAATTGGTGCTTTCGAGCGTTTCAGAATCCGTTTTATGAGAACTCTGGATCGATTATTCCCTTATAAAAAAATAACTGCTTTAGTTTACCTTATCGGAATTACAGTTCTTGCTGTTGTCTTTATTAATTTCATTGGAAAAGATGTATTCCCAAAAGTAAATTCAAGTCAGTTTCAGCTGAGAATGCGTGCTCCGGACGGAACTCGTTTAGAACGTACCGAAGAAAAAGCAATCATTGTTTTGAAAGAATTGCAAAAAATGGTTGGGAAAGAACATATCGGAATTTCTTCTGTTTATGTTGGACAACACCCATCGTTATTCTCGATTAACCCAATTTATTTGTTCATGGCAGGTTCGCATGAAGCAGTATTTCAGGTGAGTTTAAAAGAATATCATACGGATATGGACGACTTCAAAGACGACTTTAGAGCCCGAATCAAAAAAGTGCTTCCGGATGTAAAACTTTCTTTTGAGCCAATCGAATTAACTGATAAAGTTTTGAGCCAGGGATCTCCTACTCCAATCGAAGTTCGTATTGCCGGAAAAGACAAGAAACGAAATGAATTATATGCGACTCAAATCGTAGAAAAATTAAAGAAAATCTCTTATTTCAGAGACGTACAAATTGGTCAGCCAATTCATTATCCTGCGATGAATATTGATATCGACAGAACTCGTGCAGCTGAACTTGGCGTTGACATGAACGATATATCACGATCATTAGTTGCGTCGACTTCATCATCAAGATATACCGAGAAAAACACTTGGGTTGACGAAAGAGCCGGATTATCATACAACGTTCAGGTACAAGTGCCTTTGAACAAAATGAAAAGCAAAACTGATATTGGAGAAATTCCGGTATTAAAAAACTCGCTTCGTCCTGTTTTAAGTGACGTTGCAAAAATTACACCCGGATTTGTAAGTGGTGAAAATGACAATTTAGGGGCTATGCCATACATAACCGTTACAGCCAACATTAGCCAGACCGATCTAGGAACGGCAGTAAAAGATGTGGATGCAACAATCAATTCATTGGGTGAATTACCTAGGGGGTTATTCATCACTCCAATTGGAATGAGTAAAGTATTGGTAGAAACATTAAGTAGTTTGCAAGTTGGATTATTGGTTGCCATATTTGTAATCTTCTTAATGTTAGCCGCTAATTTCCAATCGTTCAAAGTTTCGTTAGTAATTTTAACAACGGTTCCGGCGGTAGTTTTAGGAGCTTTATTAATGCTTACAATTACTGGTTCAACGCTTAACTTACAATCGTATATGGGAATCATCATGTCGGTTGGGGTTTCGATTGCAAATGCCGTTTTATTGGTTACGAATGCAGAACAGCTCAGAAAACGAAACGGAAATGCACTAGAATCTGCACGTGAAGCTGCGGCGTTGCGTCTTCGTCCAATTATCATGACATCTGTTGCGATGATTGCGGGAATGTTGCCAATGGCAATTGGTCATGGCGAAGGTGGCGATCAGGTTTCTCCGTTAGGAAGAGCCGTAATTGGTGGATTATTATTTTCGACTTTTGCCGTATTGCTAATCCTGCCACTTATCTTTGCATGGGCACAAGAAAAAACAACAACACAATCTGTTTCTTTAGATCCTGAAGACGAAGAAAGCATCCATTATATATCATCATTAAATCCGAAAAATGAAAAATAA